The genomic interval CGGAGCCACAGGAAGGCCTCGTGGTTGCCCTTTGGCCCCTTGATGGGCGCGTCGGCGCGGCCACGCTCTTGGAACCCGAGCGACACGGCGGCCTGCGCCACGGCCTCGATCGCGGCGGCGCGCAGGACCGGGTCGCGCACCACGCCCCCCTTGCCCAGCTGGTCCCGGCCCACCTGGAACTGCGGCTTGACCATCGCCAACACGTCGCCCCCCGGAGCGAGCACGGCGTGGGCCGCAGGCAGCAGCTTCTCGAGCCCGATGAAGCTCGCGTCGATGACCACCAGCGTGACGAGCTCAGGCAGTGATTCGGCTGTCAGGTGGCGCGCGTTGGTGCGCTCCATGACCACCACGCGCGCGTCCTGACGCAGCGTGTCGTGCAGCTGCCCGTAGCCCACGTCGATGGCGTACACGCGCGTGGCGCCGCGTTGCAAGAGACAGTCCGTGAAGCCTCCTGTGGACGCCCCGAAGTCGGCAGCCACGCGCCCCGCGGGATCGAACGCGAACGCGTCGAGCGCGCCGCTCAGCTTGACCCCACCACGGGAGACGAACGGGTGGTCCTCGCCGCGCACGAGCAGGGGCGCCTCGTCGTCGAGCTTCTCGCCCGCCTTGTCGACGCGCCGCTCGCCGGAGAACACCACCCCGGCGAGGATGAGCGCCTGCGCCTTGGCGCGCGTGGGGGCGAGCCCGCGCTGTTCCAACAACACGTCGACGCGGGTCTTCGGCACGGCTGGGTGGTACCAGAGGCGGACCAGGGACACCAGCGGAGGTCACCGCGCGAGCAGCTGCAGAATGAACGGCAGCGCGATGATCCCGTTGTAGCCCAGGTGCGCGAGGATGCTGGCGAGGGTCGAGCCCGTCAGCGCCCGCAGCGTGCTGAAGGCCACCCCGGCGACGGTGATGCTCACGAGCGAAGGCCACGCACCGAACACCTGGGGCGCGTGCAGCAGCGCGAACAGGAGCGCCGTGCCGACCACCGCGGGGACCGGACCGCGCAGCCGCTCGAGCTGGCGGAAGAGCAGCCCGCGGAAGAAGAGCTCCTCGGCGAAAGGAGCGACGAGGCCGATGGCGAGCATGGTGAGCAGCCCGCTGGGAGCGCTGACCATGTGCTCGATGGGTGCGGTCCCCGTGCTGGGGACCAGCCGCGAGATCTGCGCGAGCGCGATACGGAGCACGACCCCGAGGACGGGCATGGCGAGCAACAACCACGGCCAACGCGGTGGCGCCACCAAGCCCAACCCCTGCGCGTGACGGGTGAGGCCGACCACGAGCAGGAGCTGACCCAGAAACAGGACGAGCGCGGCTCCAATGGACGTGAGCGGGCTGGGCGGCAGCAGCGCGCTCGCAACGAAGGAGACCACGAGCCCCAGCAGCGCCGCGGCCAGGACGCGGGAAGGGCCGAGCGGACTGCGTCGGGGCGCGTGGATGTCCTCTGCGTCGGCCGCGAGCGCGTCGTCGACGAGCTGCTCGAAGGCGCTCCGCGGTGGAGGTCGCACGAGCCACGCCAGCGTCATCAGCAGCACGCCCACCCAGGCCAGCAGCGGGCCCGTCATGTCGGCGGCGGTGAGCGTGCGCACAGCGGTCACATGCGTCCAGAGCCGCGTGTCGGCGGCGGACACCTGACGGACGACGGTGAACTCCCCCGACCCAGGCGTCTCCAACACCACGCTGAAGCGACCGCGTCCGGTGAGGGCGTCCGCGCGCGCCAGGTCGACGCAGCCGCCCTCGGGCGCCTCCCGCAGGCTGGCCATGCGGTCTTGGTCCAGGCGCACCCGCAACACCAGCTCGTGGGGATCCTCGTGGAAGATGGCGAAGGTCGACACCTTCCACCCCGGTAGGTAGAACGCGTCCGTGGCGCACACGCTGAAGTTGACGCTCTGGCCGTGCGCGAGGGTCAGCTCGCCGAGCACCGCGGAGGACCCCGTCAGCTCGCCCATCGTGAGGAGGGGCCCGCGGTAGTCGCGCTCCTCCGTGGCCAGCTCGCCGACGCGCGACATCGTGAGCAGCAGCCCCACCGCACAAAGTGAAGCCCCGATGGCGAGCAGCACGCGACGCATCCCCGGAATCCTGTCATGTTCCAGAGCGTGACGGAGCCAGAGATCACCATCCGCTACTTCGCCGGCGCACGAGAGCTGGCTGGGCTCACGGAAGAACGACTGCCGCTGGGGGAGGTCAGCTCGCACGCCGCCCTGCGCGCGAGCCTCGCCACACGCCACCCCGCGCTGGCGCCGTTGCTGGGCGCGATGCGCTTTGCGGTCAACGACGCGTTCGTGGGGACCGACTACGTCCCCGTAGCGGGAGACCGCGTGGACGTGCTGCCACCCGTGGCGGGGGGTTCGCTCCCGCTGGCCGAGGTGCGCAGCACGCCGCTCTCAATCGACGAGATCTACCGCGCCGTCTCGCACGCTGGCGCGGGCGGGGTGACGCTCTTCGTGGGCGTGGTGCGGGACGTCGCCGACGGCAAGCCCGTGGCGCGGCTGGACTACGAGCAGCACCCCACGTTCCACGCTCGACGTGACCTCGCCGTGCTGCGCCGCGTCCAGGGCGAGCTGGCCTCTGGACGGCGTGCGCGTCGCCGCGACCCACCGGTGGGGCGAGCGACGGCCGTGGGGTGGACCACGTGGTGGTGGGCGCCTCGGCCCCGCATCGGGACGCGGCGTTCCGCGGCTGCCGCCTCGCGATCGACCGCTTGAAGGAGCGGGTCCCCATCTGGAAGAAGGAGTGGGAGCCGGGGGGTGCCGCCCACTGGGTCAACCTGGATGCGCCCGCGGACGCGTCGCACGACAGTTGACACCCCAGGGGTCCGCTCCATAGTTTGTTCTCCTGTGTCCGAGATCGCGCATCACGTAAGCGAGAGCCCCTCCGCGTCGCCCGAGAACGGGCACGCGGCGCTCACCACCGGCGACATGGCGCGCTTGACGGGTAGCACCCTGCGCACCGTGCGCTTTTACGAGCAAGAAGGCCTCATCGCGCCCCTCGACCGAAAGGACGGGGGGCATCGTCATTTTGGGCCCAGCGAGCTCGAAAAGCTGCGGCTCGCGCTGGACTTGCGTGAAGCTGGACTGAGTCTGCCCGACATCAAGCACATGTTCAGCCTGCGCCACGCGTGCAGCGAGCGGGCGGGTGCCAGCGCCGCGATGACCCAGCTGCTGAGCGAGCGCATCGGCGAGGTCCAAGAGAAGATCCTGCGGCTGCGTCGCTTGCGCGAAGAGCTCACGGCCATGGCGTCGTCGCTGACCGAGTGCGAAGGCTGCTCGCAGGGCACCTGCGAGGGCTGCGACGTGCTCGAGTCGGAAGCCGCGCCGCGGAGCCTACGCGTCCTCCTGCAGGAGTGAGCGGGCGCGAGCACGCGTGAACGGGCGTGGTCGGGGCCTTCCGACCGGCGCACCCGTCGCTCCGAGACGTGCAGGACACGGCACGCGCCGGGTAGGCGTCTGTCGTCCCCGAGACCCCTCCGCCGACGCTGACTCGTGCGTGGGTCGAGAAAACGCGCGGAGGACGCAAGTGGCGGCCGCCGGGGTCGACAAGGCAAGGGCGCACCTCCCTTGGTGCAGAAAGGCCCGTGCATGACCACCCGTATCGACCCCCAGCAGAGCGTCACCGTCCGTCCCCCGTCGGAGCGCCAGACCCCCCTCCCCGCTTCACGGCGTTTTCGGGATGCCCTCGACGAGGGCGCGCAGCGCATCGTCGCGAGCACGGCAGCGTTGACCGGGGTCGCCCCGCTGTCTCAGGCGACCACCGCGTCGCGGGTGTCCGGTGGGCGAGCGGCGCTGAGCCAGAGCGGAAGCCTGCCAGACCTCGCGCCGGACGTCAGCGACGGCGGGAGCGGGGGCGGGGGCCCCGACGCAGCGAGCGGCGTGCCCAGCGACACGATGGAGCTGCTCGAGATGCAGCGCCGCATCGGCGCCGAGCAGGTGCACTTCTCCACGCTCTCGAACGTGATGAAGGCCCGCAACGATACGGCCAAGTCCGTGGTGGGCAACATCCGCTGAACGTGTGGGGCGTGGCGCGCTGCGCCCCCAGCGGCTAAGAGAACGAGGCACCATGACCAGTCCCATCAAACCACCGTCGGGTCCCCCGCGGGCGCTCGACATCGCTGCGGGGGCGCCCACGCGCGTCCAAGGCGGCGGCGAGGGCGACGAGTTCAAGGCGGCCCTCCAGGGCGCCGCGGCGAGTGGCGCCGCGATGGAACCGGGCACCCCCGTGGTCAACACCCGCGCGGCCGAGCTCGGGGCCGCAGTCCGGGCAGGCGCGCTGACGCCGAGCCAAGCCGTCGACGCGCTGGTCGCCGACGCGCTGGCCTCGCCCGAGGCCCAGCGGCTGGAGCCAGCCGGTCAGAAGGCCCTGGAGCAGCACCTCCGCACGATGTTGGCAGAAGACCCTTCGCTGCTCGAGCTGGTCGGCGACCTCTCGCGCTCATGACACCCCGTGGGCTGCCGCGACCCGCGCCGCTGACGAGCGCCTTTGGCGGTGGCCCGAGCAGCGTCCCGATCGCCATCTGGCTCACCGCCGTGCTGTCCGCATCCAGCAGCTTCTCGAGCGGGTGCTCCGAGCGGGCCGAGCGCGCCCCGGCAGCCGACGTGGATCGCCCGCCTCGGCCCCAACCGACCCTGGACGAGGTGTACGCGCCCACGGTGCGGGGTGAGCGGGATGCCAGCTACCGGGTGCGGATCGCGCCGCGACCCGACGACGAATACACGGCGCGCACACCCATCCCGGCGAGGCGCTTGGTCTACCGCATGCGCCTGCACATCCACGGTACCTTCGGCGAGCCACCCCCCGGCACGCCTCCGGCGGGCGCCGAGCTCAACCTGGACATGACGCCCGACCGACTGCGGGCGCGCTTCCTGGGAGACACGTGGCCGATCCAACCAGGAGCCGAGGTGCGCGTGCGGCGCGGGTCACCTGGAACGTACGTGTTCGATGCCCAGGGCGGACGGCATGTGGGGCCTGGCGAGCTGAGCGGCTGGTTCGTGGGCGAGCCCGTGGGGCGCGACCCGTTCATCCGCGTGCGCGGGCCGCGCACGCCGGCGGTGGGCCCCGCCCCGATGATCTGTCGCCTCTTGGCCGAGTGGGGCAACAGCACCTACAGCAGCATTTCCGGGCGTTGCCGCGACGG from Sandaracinaceae bacterium carries:
- a CDS encoding CPBP family intramembrane metalloprotease, with the protein product MRRVLLAIGASLCAVGLLLTMSRVGELATEERDYRGPLLTMGELTGSSAVLGELTLAHGQSVNFSVCATDAFYLPGWKVSTFAIFHEDPHELVLRVRLDQDRMASLREAPEGGCVDLARADALTGRGRFSVVLETPGSGEFTVVRQVSAADTRLWTHVTAVRTLTAADMTGPLLAWVGVLLMTLAWLVRPPPRSAFEQLVDDALAADAEDIHAPRRSPLGPSRVLAAALLGLVVSFVASALLPPSPLTSIGAALVLFLGQLLLVVGLTRHAQGLGLVAPPRWPWLLLAMPVLGVVLRIALAQISRLVPSTGTAPIEHMVSAPSGLLTMLAIGLVAPFAEELFFRGLLFRQLERLRGPVPAVVGTALLFALLHAPQVFGAWPSLVSITVAGVAFSTLRALTGSTLASILAHLGYNGIIALPFILQLLAR
- a CDS encoding MerR family transcriptional regulator, giving the protein MSEIAHHVSESPSASPENGHAALTTGDMARLTGSTLRTVRFYEQEGLIAPLDRKDGGHRHFGPSELEKLRLALDLREAGLSLPDIKHMFSLRHACSERAGASAAMTQLLSERIGEVQEKILRLRRLREELTAMASSLTECEGCSQGTCEGCDVLESEAAPRSLRVLLQE
- a CDS encoding MoaD/ThiS family protein, translating into MFQSVTEPEITIRYFAGARELAGLTEERLPLGEVSSHAALRASLATRHPALAPLLGAMRFAVNDAFVGTDYVPVAGDRVDVLPPVAGGSLPLAEVRSTPLSIDEIYRAVSHAGAGGVTLFVGVVRDVADGKPVARLDYEQHPTFHARRDLAVLRRVQGELASGRRARRRDPPVGRATAVGWTTWWWAPRPRIGTRRSAAAASRSTA
- a CDS encoding molybdenum cofactor biosynthesis protein MoaE, yielding MDHVVVGASAPHRDAAFRGCRLAIDRLKERVPIWKKEWEPGGAAHWVNLDAPADASHDS
- a CDS encoding TlyA family RNA methyltransferase; this encodes MPKTRVDVLLEQRGLAPTRAKAQALILAGVVFSGERRVDKAGEKLDDEAPLLVRGEDHPFVSRGGVKLSGALDAFAFDPAGRVAADFGASTGGFTDCLLQRGATRVYAIDVGYGQLHDTLRQDARVVVMERTNARHLTAESLPELVTLVVIDASFIGLEKLLPAAHAVLAPGGDVLAMVKPQFQVGRDQLGKGGVVRDPVLRAAAIEAVAQAAVSLGFQERGRADAPIKGPKGNHEAFLWLRKPEA